The following DNA comes from Sphingorhabdus sp. M41.
CAGTGGCTCGGCGTGACCGAAGATCAATTTTACGATCCAGGCCTGTTTGCCATCCTGCCAATGGGCTTCTGCTATCCAGGAACCGGCAACAGTGGCGATCTGCCGCCCCGTCAGGAATGTGTTCCGGCGTGGCGCCGTCCGTTGATGCAGGCGATGCCGCAAATCGAGCTCACGCTGGTCCTCGGCCAATATGCTCTGGATTGGCATTTTGGCGAGCGCAAATCGCGGACCCTCACCGAAACGGTAAAGCGCTGGCAGGAATTCTGGCCCGATCTTTTACCCCTGCCCCATCCCAGCCCGCGCAATATCCGCTGGTTTAAGGCCAATCCATGGTTTGAGAAAGACGTTATCCCGGTGTTGCAGGAGCGTGTGCGCGAACTGACCTAGAAGACTCCCATGGCCAGTCCTGCCGATAACGTGGCACCCATCTCGGCGCATCGCTGGCGGTCGGTTTCGGAAATCGTCTTGGGCGCCATTATTTCCTGCTCGGTCTGCGCATGGGTGCAGATGATCAGGCTATCGATCAC
Coding sequences within:
- a CDS encoding uracil-DNA glycosylase family protein, producing the protein MSANPDDGLETLLAQVRTCAICTDLPLGPSPLLQASATARILIASQAPGSKTHEKGRPFDDASGKRLRQWLGVTEDQFYDPGLFAILPMGFCYPGTGNSGDLPPRQECVPAWRRPLMQAMPQIELTLVLGQYALDWHFGERKSRTLTETVKRWQEFWPDLLPLPHPSPRNIRWFKANPWFEKDVIPVLQERVRELT